A portion of the Actomonas aquatica genome contains these proteins:
- a CDS encoding glycosyltransferase, which produces MLVSIVVPAFNEEKLLGPNLAAIQTAATTAWTPLGWDHELIVCDNNSTDRTAAIAADHGAHVVFEPINQIARARNTGTSVARGRWLLFIDADSRPSAALLTDLAAAIATDTVIACGSTLRFPTSHPLLRLGAAAWQTWSRLLRHMAGSFVAVETQAFREVGGFPTDLYVGEELELSRRLQHLGRDRYPAQHIRILTRHPLLTSPRKVELYSLRENLTFALRTFTQPFKVMRNRDHCHLWYDGRR; this is translated from the coding sequence ATGCTCGTCTCCATCGTCGTCCCCGCCTTCAACGAAGAAAAACTTCTCGGCCCCAACCTCGCCGCCATCCAGACCGCGGCCACCACCGCGTGGACCCCACTCGGCTGGGACCACGAACTCATCGTCTGCGACAACAACTCCACCGATCGCACTGCCGCCATCGCGGCCGACCACGGCGCCCACGTCGTCTTCGAGCCCATCAACCAAATCGCCCGCGCCCGCAACACCGGCACGTCCGTCGCCCGCGGTCGTTGGCTCCTCTTCATCGACGCCGATTCCCGCCCCTCGGCCGCGCTCCTGACCGATCTCGCCGCCGCCATCGCGACCGACACCGTCATCGCCTGCGGCTCCACCCTGCGCTTCCCCACCAGCCACCCGCTGCTCCGGCTCGGCGCCGCCGCCTGGCAAACCTGGAGCCGACTCCTGCGCCACATGGCTGGCTCCTTCGTCGCCGTGGAAACCCAGGCCTTTCGCGAAGTCGGCGGCTTTCCCACCGACCTCTACGTCGGCGAAGAACTCGAGCTCTCCCGCCGCCTCCAACACCTCGGCCGCGACCGCTACCCCGCCCAACACATCCGCATCCTCACCCGCCACCCCCTGCTCACCTCACCGCGTAAGGTGGAACTCTACAGCCTGCGCGAGAACCTCACCTTCGCCCTGCGCACCTTCACCCAACCATTCAAGGTCATGCGCAACCGCGACCACTGCCACCTCTGGTATGACGGCCGCCGCTGA
- a CDS encoding PhnD/SsuA/transferrin family substrate-binding protein — protein sequence MNVNDAQAAIRVWANSFLENQQFQLSTDISILDGVPKVLEALRAREIDAISVTTREFWELRPQIEIGQILLGTTEGIDRQTFAVWVRRDRGIENLADLRGGHLKVWRSSRTGLAEPWLEVELETAGLGGGAGFWGHRSETAKLSQAVLPVFFGQAEACLVTRRGMELMTELNPQLGRDLVEVVVSEPMVASLMFFRASFEREDFPAMVEALNRVADTPEGAQLFMLFQQTGLTEGEESDLATGLDLLDRYEALRTKREAAAAAPMMTGEDNS from the coding sequence GTGAACGTGAACGATGCGCAGGCGGCGATTCGGGTCTGGGCGAATTCCTTTCTGGAGAATCAGCAGTTCCAGCTCTCCACCGACATCTCGATTCTGGACGGAGTGCCGAAGGTGCTGGAGGCGCTGCGGGCGCGCGAAATCGATGCGATCTCGGTCACGACAAGGGAGTTTTGGGAGCTGCGCCCGCAGATCGAGATCGGACAAATCCTGCTGGGCACGACGGAGGGAATCGACCGGCAGACGTTTGCGGTCTGGGTGCGGCGTGACCGGGGAATTGAAAACTTGGCGGACCTGCGGGGAGGGCATCTGAAGGTATGGCGTTCTTCGCGCACGGGTCTGGCAGAGCCGTGGCTGGAGGTGGAGCTGGAGACGGCAGGGCTGGGCGGGGGGGCGGGTTTTTGGGGGCACCGCAGTGAAACGGCCAAACTCTCGCAGGCGGTTTTGCCGGTGTTTTTTGGTCAGGCGGAGGCGTGTTTGGTGACGCGGCGCGGGATGGAATTGATGACCGAGTTGAATCCGCAATTGGGGCGCGATCTGGTGGAGGTGGTGGTCTCAGAACCGATGGTGGCGTCGCTGATGTTCTTCCGGGCTTCGTTTGAGCGGGAAGATTTTCCGGCTATGGTCGAGGCGCTCAACCGGGTGGCGGATACGCCGGAGGGAGCGCAATTGTTTATGCTATTTCAGCAGACGGGTTTGACTGAAGGGGAGGAGTCGGATCTGGCGACGGGTCTCGATCTGTTGGATCGTTATGAGGCGTTGCGAACGAAGCGGGAAGCGGCTGCCGCGGCACCGATGATGACGGGGGAGGACAATTCGTAA
- a CDS encoding phosphate/phosphite/phosphonate ABC transporter substrate-binding protein translates to MLLVFVIRNRLQCAWLGCGEAVGWCLTGRRLRLIGLGLCVALVGVRGEGEEAGEGEKDLVRFGFSQRLFRTVNSNDAHAAVRVWSNAILDGWGFQVSTNIYLFDTLDDLVGRVRNGQVEGIAVTLEEFWEVRDQIEVGPVLLGTDGEVEWQEFVVVARRDRGWTELADLRGRTLRGWDAPRTGLAVRWLTLELDAMGVEGGPEAFFEGEPSMQPKVSQVLLPVFFGQVDVGLVTRRSLELMAELNPQIGRDLVVLASSEPYIATLCFLRKDFDRPYLPKLLEALESIGDTVAGEQIVTLFQQSGLTVVDASELDSSLALMDRYEAWREREAKRRASAESF, encoded by the coding sequence ATGCTACTGGTCTTCGTGATTCGAAATCGGCTCCAATGCGCTTGGTTGGGTTGTGGTGAAGCGGTGGGCTGGTGCCTGACGGGACGACGTCTCCGGTTGATCGGGTTGGGCCTTTGCGTGGCGTTGGTGGGTGTGCGGGGTGAGGGCGAGGAGGCGGGAGAGGGCGAGAAAGACTTGGTGCGGTTTGGGTTTTCGCAGCGGCTGTTTCGCACGGTGAATTCCAATGATGCGCATGCGGCGGTGCGGGTGTGGTCGAATGCGATTTTGGATGGGTGGGGGTTCCAGGTTTCGACGAATATCTACCTGTTCGATACCTTGGACGACTTGGTGGGGCGGGTGCGGAACGGGCAGGTGGAAGGCATTGCGGTGACGTTGGAGGAGTTTTGGGAAGTGCGGGACCAGATCGAGGTGGGGCCGGTGTTGTTGGGCACGGACGGGGAGGTGGAGTGGCAGGAGTTTGTGGTGGTGGCGCGGCGGGACCGCGGGTGGACGGAGCTCGCGGATCTGCGCGGGCGGACGTTGCGGGGGTGGGATGCGCCGCGCACGGGCTTGGCGGTGCGCTGGTTGACCCTGGAGTTGGACGCGATGGGGGTGGAGGGAGGGCCGGAGGCGTTTTTTGAGGGGGAGCCTTCGATGCAGCCGAAGGTGTCGCAGGTGCTATTGCCGGTGTTCTTCGGGCAGGTGGACGTGGGACTGGTGACGCGGCGTTCGCTGGAGTTGATGGCGGAACTCAACCCCCAGATCGGGCGCGATTTGGTGGTGCTGGCGTCGTCGGAGCCCTACATCGCGACGCTGTGTTTTCTGCGGAAGGACTTTGATCGGCCGTATTTGCCGAAGCTCTTGGAGGCGCTGGAGTCGATCGGCGATACGGTGGCGGGGGAGCAGATCGTGACGCTTTTTCAGCAATCGGGTCTGACCGTGGTGGATGCGTCGGAGCTGGATAGCAGTCTCGCGTTGATGGACCGCTACGAGGCTTGGCGAGAGCGCGAGGCTAAGCGTCGAGCGTCTGCCGAATCGTTTTAA